TCGCCCGTGTAGAGCGCCGGCAGATCGGGCCCGAGCGCCACGCGCGCGGCGCCCGTCAGAGTCGCGAAGTCGATCAAGAGATCGGGCGCCTCCTCGCTCGCCAGCGCCAGCGCGTCGGCGAGGACGAGCCGTCCCTCGGCGTCGGTGTTGCCGATCTCGACCGAGAGGCCCTTACGGCTCGGATAAATGTCGCCCGGGCGCATGGCGTTCGCCGAGATCGCATTCTCGACGATCGGCAGCAGCACGCGCAGCCGCAGCGGCGTCCTCGCGCCCATCAGCATATCGGCGAGAGCGAGCGCCGTCGCGGCGCCGCCCATGTCCTTCTTCATCAGCAGCATGGCGCTGCCCGGCTTGATGTCGAGGCCGCCGCTGTCGAAGCACACGCCCTTGCCGACCAGCGTCACCTTGCGCGCAGTCTCGGGACCGAAAGTAATGTCCACGAGTCGCGGCGGCTCGGCGGCGGCGCGGCCGACGGCGTGGATCAGCGGGAAATTCTCGGCGAGCAGAGCGTCGCCGACGATGACGCGCGCCTGCGCTCCATGCCTCGCCGCGAGCTGCAGCGCCGCTTCGGTGAGCGCCGCGGGGCAAAGGTCGTTGGCGGGCGTGTTGACGAGATCGCGGCCGAGGTAGATCGCCGCGGCGATGCGCTCGATGCGGGCGCGATCCGCCTCTTTCGGCGCGCAGAGGCGCGGCGGCTCGCTCTTGCGCTCGCGATAGCGAGTGAAGGAATAGGCCGAGAGCAGAAAGGCGAGCGCGGCCGCTTGCGGGTCGTCGACGCCGTCGCGAAGACGATAGAGCCCCGCCGGCAGCAGGCTCGCCAGCTTGCCGGGCAGGAAGGGATCGCGATGACGCGCGCTCGGCGCCTCGACGCCGAAGAGGACCAGCGCCGGCGCCCCGTCCGGCCCGGGCGCGAGGAGATGCGCGCCGGCCTTGCCGTCGAAGCCGCAGGCTTTTGCGAAGGCGGCGATCGGCGGGGGCAGCATCTCGGCGTGGATCGGCCAGCTCTCCTTGTCGATGAAATCGATCGGCGTGGCTTCGTCGGTCCAGTCTTGCAGCCGGCTCATGACATCGTCTCTCCTCGGGCGGCGGCCCGTCGCCATTCTTCGGCCGCTCCGGCCGATAAGGCAAGGAGCTTGCCGCCCCGCTCACGCGGCCGGGTCGGCCTTGTGATTATCGGTCTCGATGCGGAAAGCGGCCGCGAACAACGCTCGCGTGTAGTCGCTCTTGGGCGCCGCGAACACGTCGACCGCCGGCCCCTCCTCCACCACTTTGCCGTGGCGCATCACGATGAGATGGGCGGCGAGCGACTTCACCACCTTGAGATCATGGCTGATGAAGAGATAAGCGAGCTGGTGCTTCACCTGAAGATCGCGCAAGAGATCGACGATCTGCGCCTGCACCGACATGTCGAGCGCCGATGTCGGCTCGTCGAGCACGATGAATTTCGGCTTCAGCACGATGGCGCGCGCAATGGCGATGCGCTGACGCTGGCCGCCGGAGAATTCGTGCGGATAGCGATCCATCATCGCCGGATCGAGCCCGGTCTCGGCGAGCGCCTGCGCGACGATCTCGCGCGTCGCATCGAGCGAGAGCCCCTTCATCTGCACGCCGAGGCCCTCGGCGACGATCTCGGCGATCGACATGCGCGGCGACAGCGAGCCATAAGGGTCCTGGAAGACGATCTGCATGTCGCGGCGCAGCGGGCGCATCTCGGCGACGGTCTTCGCGTCTATGCGCTCGCCGAGATAGAGGATCGGGCCATCCGATCTGATGAGCCGCAGCAGAGCGAGGCCGAGCGTCGTCTTGCCCGATCCCGATTCGCCGACGACGCCGACGGTCGAGCCGCGCCGCACCGCGAGCGTGACGCCGTCGACGGCTTTGATATGGCCGACCGTGCGACGCATGAAGCCGCGCTTGATCGGGAACCAGACCTTGAGGTCGTCGGCGGCGACCAGCACCGGCGCGTTCACATCCTCCTCGGGCGGCGCGCCCTTGGGCTCGGCGGCGAGCAGCGCCTTGGTGTAGGGATGCTCCGGCGCCGAGAACACCGTCTCGACATCGCCCTTCTCGACGATGCGCCCATGCTGCATCACGCAGACCTCGT
The sequence above is a segment of the Methylosinus trichosporium OB3b genome. Coding sequences within it:
- a CDS encoding leucyl aminopeptidase family protein → MSRLQDWTDEATPIDFIDKESWPIHAEMLPPPIAAFAKACGFDGKAGAHLLAPGPDGAPALVLFGVEAPSARHRDPFLPGKLASLLPAGLYRLRDGVDDPQAAALAFLLSAYSFTRYRERKSEPPRLCAPKEADRARIERIAAAIYLGRDLVNTPANDLCPAALTEAALQLAARHGAQARVIVGDALLAENFPLIHAVGRAAAEPPRLVDITFGPETARKVTLVGKGVCFDSGGLDIKPGSAMLLMKKDMGGAATALALADMLMGARTPLRLRVLLPIVENAISANAMRPGDIYPSRKGLSVEIGNTDAEGRLVLADALALASEEAPDLLIDFATLTGAARVALGPDLPALYTGDDALAQEIEAHGRKLGDPVWRLPLWEPYESLLDGKASDLVNVSSGPHAGSITAALFLRRFVAAPERWAHFDLFAWNASAKPGRPEGAEIQTARLLFDLIEERAARWSAKKN
- a CDS encoding ABC transporter ATP-binding protein, with translation MTHSPLLDVRDLSIAFAQGGKETLAVDKVSFSLERGRTLALVGESGSGKSITALSIVRLLPPAAIHPCGAIDFSGRDILKLSDAELRAIRGGKITMVFQEPMTSLNPLHSIERQIGEILELHGARGAEKIRARVVELLEEVGIPDPTERLGAFPHQLSGGQRQRVMIAMALANRPDLLIADEPTTALDVTVQAQILALLERVQKTYGMAMLFITHDLGLVRRFADEVCVMQHGRIVEKGDVETVFSAPEHPYTKALLAAEPKGAPPEEDVNAPVLVAADDLKVWFPIKRGFMRRTVGHIKAVDGVTLAVRRGSTVGVVGESGSGKTTLGLALLRLIRSDGPILYLGERIDAKTVAEMRPLRRDMQIVFQDPYGSLSPRMSIAEIVAEGLGVQMKGLSLDATREIVAQALAETGLDPAMMDRYPHEFSGGQRQRIAIARAIVLKPKFIVLDEPTSALDMSVQAQIVDLLRDLQVKHQLAYLFISHDLKVVKSLAAHLIVMRHGKVVEEGPAVDVFAAPKSDYTRALFAAAFRIETDNHKADPAA